A genomic segment from Acidobacteriota bacterium encodes:
- a CDS encoding spondin domain-containing protein — protein sequence MTRDRAPINPLAKALPLVLACALLGPPASAEDSTAQYTVRFDATWSSRTHPGGFPPGPHFSPLIGATHDEATKFWQNGTLASHGIRRMAEEGRSNPLANEVRDAIAAGQADQVLQGGGIFPSPDSIELDFEVDAAFPAVTLVSMIAPSPDWFVGVSAVSLREEDTWVSRKVVELFAYDAGTDSGTTFLADDVVTFPAVPVSRIASGSLGNGVPLGTFTFTRTDAPEPPPLALRDGRFEIRIGWERPNGERGVATGTALSEDSGTFWFFDAKNVELLVKVINACEEFDRYWFFAAGLTNVGVEIEVEDTERGVLQRWVNPVDQAFLPIQATEAFATCP from the coding sequence ATGACTCGAGACCGAGCCCCCATCAACCCGCTGGCCAAGGCCCTACCCCTGGTGCTCGCCTGTGCTCTCCTCGGCCCGCCGGCCTCGGCCGAGGATTCAACCGCTCAGTACACGGTGCGCTTCGACGCCACCTGGTCGTCTCGTACCCATCCCGGCGGCTTTCCACCAGGGCCCCATTTCTCGCCCTTGATCGGCGCCACCCACGATGAAGCGACGAAGTTCTGGCAGAACGGCACCCTGGCGAGCCACGGCATTCGGCGCATGGCGGAGGAAGGGCGCAGCAACCCGCTGGCCAATGAGGTGCGGGACGCCATCGCCGCCGGCCAGGCCGACCAGGTCTTGCAGGGCGGGGGCATCTTCCCGTCGCCGGACTCGATCGAGCTTGATTTCGAGGTCGACGCAGCGTTCCCGGCGGTGACCTTGGTGTCGATGATCGCGCCCAGCCCGGACTGGTTCGTCGGCGTCTCGGCCGTCTCCCTGCGCGAGGAAGACACCTGGGTGAGCCGGAAAGTGGTAGAGCTCTTCGCCTACGACGCCGGCACCGACAGCGGCACGACCTTTCTGGCAGACGACGTGGTGACCTTCCCGGCGGTTCCGGTCTCCCGCATCGCAAGCGGCTCGCTCGGCAACGGCGTCCCCCTGGGCACTTTCACCTTCACCCGCACCGACGCTCCGGAGCCACCGCCGCTGGCGCTGCGCGACGGCCGCTTCGAGATCCGCATCGGCTGGGAGCGCCCGAACGGCGAACGCGGCGTCGCCACCGGCACGGCCCTGAGCGAGGACTCCGGCACCTTCTGGTTCTTCGACGCCAAGAATGTCGAGCTGCTGGTCAAGGTGATCAACGCCTGCGAGGAGTTCGACCGTTACTGGTTCTTCGCCGCCGGCCTGACCAACGTCGGGGTCGAGATCGAGGTCGAGGACACCGAGCGCGGCGTCCTCCAGCGCTGGGTGAACCCGGTCGATCAGGCATTCCTGCCGATTCAAGCCACCGAGGCCTTTGCGACTTGCCCCTGA